The Daucus carota subsp. sativus chromosome 9, DH1 v3.0, whole genome shotgun sequence genome window below encodes:
- the LOC108200933 gene encoding MLP-like protein 423, whose product MAAVTGKLEVEVEIKSDAKKYWQNIRDSHTLFPKICADLYKSIEVLEGDGRSAGSIRLVTYADGTPLVTFSKEKAEVFDDEKMAMGYSIIEGELMEYFNKFEAHFTVCSKGKDTEGCLVKWWCDFEKTSHEIPDPCAIQEFTVKNLKEVDEYTLKQA is encoded by the exons ATGGCTGCAGTCACTGGAAAATTAGAAGTGGAAGTGGAGATAAAATCAGACGCGAAAAAGTACTGGCAAAACATCAGGGACTCGCACACACTCTTCCCTAAGATTTGTGCTGATCTCTACAAGTCCATCGAAGTTCTTGAAGGTGATGGCAGATCTGCTGGATCGATTCGTCTGGTCACCTATGCTGATG GAACACCCCTAGTAACGTTCTCGAAAGAGAAGGCGGAGGTGTTTGACGACGAAAAAATGGCAATGGGATACAGCATAATCGAGGGAGAACTCATGGAATACTTCAACAAATTCGAAGCACATTTTACCGTGTGTTCAAAGGGAAAAGACACCGAAGGATGTTTAGTAAAATGGTGGTGTGACTTTGAAAAAACAAGTCATGAGATCCCGGATCCTTGTGCAATTCAGGAATTCACCG
- the LOC108200903 gene encoding WAT1-related protein At1g70260: MEMRRVMVGEGLSCFLMVLMEGCTIGLTIMASTTMSRGMSPYVFVVYSNALSSIFLLPHSLTLFISQRESWRSMTSLLMRCFFLGLIGVTVAQNLAYVGLSYSSPILACGMGNLIPSFTFIISILSRKAKNEWSSSSFRAKVAGTLISIMGAVSITLYKGPVIKYSPSHQLQLHLSTKLFLFSSSHENWILGAILLAAASFTICSWNIIQVKTLEAYPEPMTIVSLYILFGTISSAVYSVFVERNISAWILKPNMELLVIILTAIFSSIIRTRVQKWCMRGKGPLYVPMFKPMGIPIATMCGCLFFAYSFHYGSIMGAFVVGLGTYTVMWGQITEDDVYKKNENGSMVPDEKTPLLQGDSQV, encoded by the exons atggagatgaGAAGGGTAATGGTGGGGGAAGGATTGTCATGTTTCTTGATGGTATTAATGGAAGGATGCACCATTGGATTAACTATAATGGCGAGCACAACTATGTCAAGAGGAATGAGCCCTTATGTATTTGTTGTGTATTCGAATGCCCTTTCTTCGATTTTCCTCCTACCTCATTCCTTAACTTTATTCATTTCGCAAAG GGAAAGTTGGCGGTCCATGACATCTCTCCTAATGCGATGCTTCTTTTTGGGTCTAATAGG GGTGACGGTTGCACAGAATCTAGCATATGTGGGTTTAAGCTACAGTTCTCCAATCTTAGCATGCGGCATGGGCAATCTCATTCCTTCCTTTACCTTCATCATTTCCATTCTTTCCAG GAAAGCAAAAAATGAGTGGAGTAGCTCAAGTTTTCGGGCTAAAGTAGCAGGAACATTGATATCAATAATGGGAGCAGTATCAATCACTTTATACAAAGGCCCAGTTATCAAATATTCACCTTCGCATCAACTCCAACTCCATCTCTCAACAAAACTGTTCCTCTTCTCCTCTAGTCATGAAAACTGGATTCTTGGTGCCATTTTACTTGCAGCTGCTTCTTTCACTATTTGCAGTTGGAACATTATTCAG GTTAAAACTCTTGAAGCATATCCAGAACCAATGACGATAGTCtccttatatattttatttgggaCGATATCATCTGCAGTTTACTCTGTATTTGTAGAAAGAAACATCAGTGCCTGGATTCTAAAGCCGAACATGGAGCTTCTTGTCATTATCTTAACA GCAATTTTTAGCAGTATAATCCGTACTCGTGTTCAGAAATGGTGCATGCGCGGTAAAGGACCTCTTTACGTGCCAATGTTCAAGCCAATGGGGATTCCAATTGCCACTATGTGCGGCTGTTTGTTCTTTGCCTACTCTTTTCACTATGGGAG CATTATGGGAGCCTTTGTGGTTGGATTGGGAACTTATACGGTGATGTGGGGGCAAATTACAGAAGATGATGTATATAAAAAGAATGAAAACGGATCGATGGTGCCTGATGAGAAGACCCCTCTTCTGCAGGGAGACAGCCAAGTATAA